A single Nicotiana tabacum cultivar K326 chromosome 5, ASM71507v2, whole genome shotgun sequence DNA region contains:
- the LOC107800795 gene encoding uncharacterized protein LOC107800795 isoform X2 has product MLCSWKRSNIQQANIEASVSSAIGIVRQEMQAEMDRKLQEEREQTAAELRRNMEIELERKLAEERQHANEERQHANAETDKRISLEVEKKMHEQFASFLTRMQQQQQGQDT; this is encoded by the exons ATGCTATGTTCGTGGAAAAGGAGTAACATTCAGCAGGCAAACATAGAGGCCAGCGTGTCTTCTGCTATTGGTATTGTGCGTCAAGAGATGCAAGCCGAGATGGATAGGAAGTTGCAAGAAGAACGTGAACAAACGGCTGCTGAGTTGCGAAGAAATATGGAAATTGAGTTGGAAAGGAAGTTGGCAGAGGAGCGTCAACACGCAAATGAGGAGCGTCAACACGCAAATGCAGAAACAGACAAGAGGATCTCTCTAGAAGTGGAGAAGAAGATGCATGAACAATTTGCTAGTTTCTTGACCAGAATGCAACAACAACAG CAGGGACAAGACACTTAA
- the LOC107800795 gene encoding uncharacterized protein LOC107800795 isoform X1: MQRLFRAWKARLSILYSKYSTNEERLSHRPEDVEFEDWKYLIQYFGSPEFKVVSERNKRNREKQITKHTCGTKSFAEVEESMTNPITGELDTQVWEIQHTHKDDRGELVWLDSPSQ; the protein is encoded by the exons ATGCAAAGGCTTTTTAGAGCATGGAAAGCTCGACTCAGCATTCTGTACTCTAAGTACAGTACTAATGAAGAAAGATTGTCTCATCGACCTGAAGATGTTGAGTTTGAGGACTGGAAATACCTAATACAATATTTTGGAAGTCCAGAATTTAAG GTTGTAAGTGAGAGGAACAAAAGAAATAGAGAAAAGCAAATAACTAAGCATACTTGTGGTACAAAGTCTTTTGCAGAAGTAGAGGAATCTATG ACAAATCCTATTACTGGAGAATTGGACACACAAGTTTGGGAGATCCAACATACACACAAGGATGATAGAGGCGAACTGGTGTGGTTGGATTCACCATCCCAATAA